From a region of the Deinococcus terrestris genome:
- a CDS encoding YIP1 family protein, whose translation MSAPTRIQATFADMFAQSAAVLTRPSPRTFELFERRGGVRQAFLYVGLAALASALIAALFAPFHGDVTVLGQFFSRLLLIPLQFGIFTGAVYLLGRRLFGGTGRYEEVAYTFSLFYVPLSLLGTLLGIIPILGWLVSLLVTVALVAFGYLAVQSSMNLRDPVHAGVTLLLSAILNGLLVSLLLAPLMGG comes from the coding sequence ATGAGCGCCCCGACCCGGATCCAGGCGACCTTCGCCGACATGTTCGCCCAGAGCGCGGCGGTCCTGACCCGGCCCAGTCCCCGGACGTTTGAACTCTTCGAGCGTCGGGGCGGGGTGCGGCAGGCTTTCCTGTACGTGGGCCTCGCCGCCCTCGCCTCGGCGCTGATCGCGGCCCTGTTCGCGCCCTTTCATGGGGACGTGACGGTGCTGGGGCAGTTCTTCAGCCGCCTGCTGCTGATTCCGCTGCAATTCGGCATCTTCACCGGGGCCGTCTACCTGCTGGGCCGCCGCCTCTTCGGGGGCACCGGGCGCTATGAGGAGGTCGCCTACACCTTCTCGCTGTTCTACGTGCCGCTGAGCCTGCTGGGCACGCTGCTGGGAATTATCCCCATCCTGGGCTGGCTGGTCAGCCTGCTGGTAACCGTCGCGCTCGTGGCCTTCGGTTACCTCGCGGTGCAGTCCAGCATGAACCTGCGCGACCCCGTGCATGCGGGCGTGACCCTGCTGCTGTCGGCCATTCTGAACGGCCTGCTGGTCAGCCTGCTGCTCGCGCCCCTCATGGGGGGCTGA
- the era gene encoding GTPase Era — protein sequence MTGFPSPDADGAATHSGFVAIVGKPNVGKSTLLNAFLNTKVAPTSPRPQTTRRGVRGIHSTDTHQIVFVDTPGLHKPKDALGKYMNQEVHSALSDVDVILWVVDLRHPPTEEDGLVARQVRDLPKPLFLIGNKTDAAKYPDEAMKLYRALLEERTGETHEVMLSAQNSPEAVGTLREQILDALPENPFFFPRGAASDQSREQWAAEIIREEAMKKLRDELPYAVATRVNRWTEREDGLQRIEGEIVVEKNAHKGMVIGAGGKQLREIGQAARKQLEVFLNRKVFLGLEVIVIPGWREDEEALRELGYE from the coding sequence ATGACCGGATTCCCCTCCCCAGACGCGGACGGCGCCGCGACCCATTCCGGGTTCGTCGCCATCGTGGGCAAGCCCAACGTCGGCAAGAGCACGCTGCTCAACGCCTTTCTCAACACCAAGGTGGCCCCCACCAGCCCGCGTCCCCAGACCACCCGCCGGGGCGTGCGCGGCATCCACTCGACCGACACCCACCAGATCGTCTTCGTGGACACGCCGGGGCTGCACAAGCCCAAGGACGCCCTGGGCAAGTACATGAATCAGGAGGTCCACAGCGCGCTCAGTGACGTGGACGTGATCCTGTGGGTCGTGGACCTGCGCCACCCCCCCACCGAGGAAGACGGGCTGGTGGCCCGGCAGGTGCGCGACCTGCCCAAGCCGCTCTTCTTGATCGGCAACAAGACCGACGCCGCCAAGTACCCCGACGAGGCGATGAAACTCTACCGGGCGCTGCTTGAAGAGCGCACGGGCGAGACGCACGAGGTCATGCTCAGCGCCCAGAACAGCCCCGAGGCGGTGGGCACCCTGCGCGAGCAGATTCTGGACGCGCTGCCGGAAAACCCCTTCTTCTTTCCGCGCGGCGCCGCCTCCGACCAGAGCCGCGAGCAGTGGGCCGCCGAGATCATCCGCGAGGAGGCGATGAAAAAGCTGCGCGATGAGCTGCCCTACGCCGTCGCCACCCGTGTGAACCGCTGGACCGAGCGCGAGGACGGCCTCCAGCGCATCGAGGGCGAGATCGTCGTGGAGAAAAACGCTCACAAGGGCATGGTGATCGGCGCGGGCGGCAAGCAACTGCGCGAGATCGGGCAGGCGGCCCGCAAGCAGCTCGAGGTGTTCCTGAACCGCAAGGTTTTTCTGGGGCTGGAGGTCATCGTGATCCCCGGCTGGCGCGAGGACGAGGAGGCGCTGCGGGAACTAGGGTACGAGTAA
- a CDS encoding Nudix hydrolase, translating into MQHGERTHVPVELHAGGVVILNERGDILLVRELGVPGQMDKAGLWHIPSGSVEDGENPQDTAVREAWEETGLRVRLVKYLNTYLGQFSDGAFVLRHIWLAEPLPGQTVAPTFIDEVAEARYVSREEFTALYEGGQIRMYQTKLFYEDALRERGRLDLQSEEANA; encoded by the coding sequence ATGCAGCACGGCGAGCGCACGCACGTTCCGGTCGAGTTGCACGCGGGCGGCGTGGTCATCCTGAATGAGCGCGGCGACATCCTGCTCGTGCGCGAACTCGGCGTGCCGGGGCAGATGGACAAGGCCGGGCTGTGGCACATCCCCTCGGGCAGCGTGGAGGATGGCGAGAACCCGCAGGACACCGCCGTGCGTGAGGCGTGGGAGGAAACCGGGCTGCGGGTCCGGCTGGTGAAGTACCTCAACACCTACCTGGGCCAGTTTTCCGACGGCGCGTTTGTCCTGCGCCATATCTGGCTGGCCGAGCCGCTGCCGGGCCAGACCGTCGCCCCCACCTTTATCGACGAGGTGGCTGAGGCCCGCTACGTCAGCCGGGAGGAGTTCACTGCCTTGTACGAGGGCGGGCAGATTCGGATGTACCAGACCAAGCTCTTTTACGAGGACGCCCTGCGTGAACGGGGGCGCCTGGACCTTCAAAGCGAGGAGGCGAACGCCTGA
- a CDS encoding YfiT family bacillithiol transferase has product MTDPRFPLGPMPQPLTLTPEERAEAVRAIRTLPAELRAAVGGQPDAVLDTPYRDGGWTVRQVVHHLADSHMNAVVRLKLALTEDRPTIKPYEEGEWARLPDMRLPVAPSLSLLDGLHVRWTALLEGLSPEDWRREWTHPALGQTYTVDTLAAMYAWHGRHHLAHIRRVVG; this is encoded by the coding sequence GTGACCGACCCGCGTTTCCCCCTCGGGCCGATGCCGCAGCCCCTCACCCTGACGCCGGAGGAACGGGCGGAGGCGGTGCGGGCCATTCGCACCCTGCCTGCCGAACTCCGGGCGGCCGTCGGGGGGCAACCGGACGCGGTGCTCGACACGCCCTACCGCGACGGCGGCTGGACGGTGCGGCAGGTCGTCCACCACCTCGCCGACAGCCACATGAACGCGGTGGTGCGCCTCAAGCTCGCGCTGACGGAGGACCGCCCGACCATCAAGCCCTACGAGGAAGGCGAGTGGGCGAGGCTGCCCGACATGCGGCTGCCGGTGGCCCCCAGCCTGTCCCTGCTGGACGGCCTGCATGTCCGCTGGACCGCCCTGCTCGAAGGCCTGAGCCCGGAGGACTGGCGGCGCGAGTGGACCCATCCCGCGCTGGGTCAGACCTACACGGTGGACACCCTGGCCGCCATGTACGCCTGGCACGGTCGGCACCACCTCGCCCACATCCGCCGGGTGGTGGGCTGA
- a CDS encoding nucleotide pyrophosphohydrolase yields the protein MSLTPSSLTFEDARRRVDAYISQFEEGYFPPLLMLARLTEETGEIARVIAHGNGKKPKPGEDPGDLEMELADLLFVMLCLSNERGLSLERGFERMMAKVETRDADRWTRKEAGE from the coding sequence ATGAGCCTGACTCCTTCAAGCCTGACCTTCGAGGACGCCCGGCGCCGCGTGGACGCCTACATCTCCCAGTTCGAGGAAGGCTACTTTCCCCCGCTGCTCATGCTAGCCCGCCTGACCGAGGAAACCGGTGAGATTGCCCGCGTCATCGCGCATGGGAATGGGAAGAAGCCCAAGCCTGGCGAGGACCCTGGCGACCTGGAGATGGAACTCGCGGACCTGCTGTTCGTAATGCTGTGCCTGAGCAACGAGCGCGGCCTGAGCCTGGAGCGCGGCTTCGAGCGGATGATGGCGAAGGTCGAAACCCGCGACGCCGACCGCTGGACGAGGAAGGAGGCGGGCGAGTGA